A region of Thermococcus barossii DNA encodes the following proteins:
- the eno gene encoding phosphopyruvate hydratase: MENPFEITAVVAREILDSRGNPTVEVEVYTPISMGRAAVPSGASTGTHEALELRDGGKRYLGKGVRRAVENVNKIIAPEIVGMDVTWQRDIDSLLLELDGTENKSNLGANAMLGVSLAVAKAAANALGLPLYQYIGGTNAYVMPVPMSNVINGGVHAGNELDFQEFMIMPVGADSFREAIRWVSETYHVLKGVIAERYGKNAINVGDEGGFAPPMKEVTEPLEVLIKAIEEAGYRPGDEIAFALDAASSEFFHPDKGKYVVGGKEYDRGELLELYRELVSSYPIVSIEDPFHEEDWEGFVLITKELGSKIQIVGDDLFVTNPKRIRKGIEMGAANALLLKVNQIGTLSEAIDAAYTAFRAGYGVVVSHRSGETEDSTIADLAVAINAGQIKTGAPARSDRNAKYNQLIRIEEELEGIAVYPGRKFRNPFL; the protein is encoded by the coding sequence ATGGAGAACCCCTTTGAGATAACCGCGGTCGTTGCCAGGGAGATACTGGACAGCAGGGGGAACCCGACGGTCGAGGTCGAGGTCTACACACCGATAAGCATGGGGCGCGCTGCCGTTCCGAGCGGCGCTTCAACGGGCACCCACGAGGCCCTTGAGCTCCGTGACGGCGGGAAGCGCTACCTCGGCAAGGGCGTTAGAAGAGCTGTTGAGAACGTGAACAAGATAATCGCGCCCGAGATAGTTGGTATGGACGTCACCTGGCAGAGGGACATAGACAGCCTGCTCCTCGAGCTTGACGGCACGGAGAACAAGAGCAACCTCGGGGCCAACGCGATGCTCGGCGTTTCCCTCGCCGTCGCGAAGGCTGCCGCCAACGCGCTCGGCCTGCCCCTCTACCAGTACATAGGCGGGACCAACGCCTACGTCATGCCGGTCCCGATGAGCAACGTCATCAACGGTGGCGTTCACGCCGGCAACGAGCTGGACTTCCAGGAGTTCATGATAATGCCCGTCGGAGCCGACTCCTTCAGAGAAGCCATAAGGTGGGTCAGCGAGACCTACCACGTCCTCAAGGGTGTCATTGCCGAGCGCTATGGTAAAAACGCCATCAACGTTGGCGACGAGGGCGGCTTCGCCCCGCCAATGAAAGAGGTCACCGAGCCGCTCGAGGTCCTCATCAAGGCCATCGAGGAGGCCGGCTACAGGCCGGGAGACGAGATAGCCTTCGCCCTCGACGCCGCCTCCAGTGAGTTCTTCCACCCGGACAAGGGCAAGTACGTCGTTGGCGGGAAGGAGTACGACAGGGGTGAGCTCCTCGAACTCTACCGCGAGCTGGTATCGAGCTACCCGATAGTCTCCATCGAGGACCCGTTCCACGAGGAGGACTGGGAAGGATTCGTTCTCATAACAAAGGAGCTGGGAAGCAAGATACAGATAGTCGGTGATGACCTCTTCGTCACCAACCCGAAGAGGATAAGGAAGGGCATCGAGATGGGCGCGGCCAACGCTCTGCTCCTCAAGGTGAACCAGATTGGAACGCTGAGCGAGGCGATAGATGCCGCTTACACCGCTTTCAGGGCCGGCTACGGCGTCGTCGTCTCCCACCGCTCCGGCGAGACCGAGGATTCAACAATAGCGGACCTCGCAGTGGCAATCAACGCCGGCCAGATAAAGACCGGTGCTCCAGCCAGGAGCGACAGAAATGCAAAGTACAACCAGCTCATCAGGATCGAAGAGGAGCTGGAGGGGATAGCGGTCTATCCGGGCAGGAAGTTCCGCAACCCCTTCCTCTGA
- a CDS encoding ornithine aminotransferase, whose protein sequence is MVVRPNVKELPGPKAKEVIEKNFEALAVTTQDPETLPIVIDHGDGILVYDVDGNTFYDFGSGVGVLNVGHAHPRVVEAIKRQSEKFTHFALNDFFYENAVVLAQKLAELSPGDFPKKVVYQNSGAEANEAMMKLVKYGTGRKRFIAFYHAFHGRSQAVLSLTASKWVQQDRFFPTMPGVEHIPYPNPYRNPWHIDGYAEPDELVNRVIEFIEEYVFRHVPPHEVGAIVFEPIQGEGGYVVPPKNFFKELKKLADNYGILLADDEVQMGVGRTGKFWAIEHFDVAPDTIQFGKAIGGGIPLAGVVHRADIAFDKPGRHASTFGGNPVAIAAGIEVVEIVKELLPHVQEVGDYLHGYLKEFEERYEVIGDARGLGLAQAVEIVKSKDTKEKNPELRDRIVKEAVKRGLILLGCGDNSIRFIPPLTIKKEEIDVAMEIFEESLKATLQ, encoded by the coding sequence ATGGTGGTTAGACCGAACGTTAAAGAACTCCCCGGACCCAAAGCCAAGGAGGTTATTGAGAAGAACTTCGAGGCCCTCGCAGTTACCACCCAGGATCCCGAGACCCTCCCGATAGTCATCGACCACGGTGACGGCATACTCGTCTACGACGTCGATGGAAACACCTTCTACGACTTCGGGAGCGGCGTCGGTGTTCTGAACGTCGGCCACGCCCACCCGAGGGTTGTGGAGGCCATAAAGAGGCAGAGCGAGAAGTTCACCCACTTCGCACTCAACGACTTCTTCTACGAGAACGCGGTCGTTCTTGCCCAGAAGCTGGCGGAGCTCAGCCCCGGAGACTTCCCAAAGAAGGTCGTCTACCAGAACAGCGGTGCCGAGGCAAACGAGGCCATGATGAAGCTCGTCAAGTACGGCACCGGCAGGAAGAGGTTTATCGCGTTTTACCACGCCTTCCACGGAAGGAGCCAGGCCGTTCTCTCGCTTACAGCCAGCAAGTGGGTCCAGCAGGACAGGTTCTTCCCGACCATGCCGGGAGTTGAGCACATACCCTACCCGAACCCCTACAGGAACCCCTGGCACATAGACGGCTACGCCGAGCCGGACGAGCTCGTTAACAGGGTCATAGAGTTCATTGAGGAGTATGTATTCCGCCACGTCCCGCCCCACGAGGTTGGAGCCATAGTCTTCGAGCCGATACAGGGTGAGGGCGGCTACGTCGTCCCGCCGAAGAACTTCTTCAAGGAGCTGAAGAAGTTAGCGGACAACTATGGAATCCTCCTCGCCGACGACGAAGTTCAGATGGGCGTTGGAAGGACCGGAAAGTTCTGGGCCATCGAGCACTTCGACGTTGCCCCGGACACCATCCAGTTCGGCAAGGCCATAGGCGGCGGAATCCCGCTCGCCGGTGTCGTCCACAGGGCAGATATAGCGTTCGACAAGCCGGGCAGGCACGCCTCGACCTTCGGCGGCAACCCGGTGGCAATAGCGGCCGGTATAGAGGTCGTCGAGATAGTCAAGGAGCTCCTCCCGCACGTCCAGGAAGTTGGCGACTACCTCCACGGGTACCTCAAGGAGTTCGAGGAGAGGTACGAGGTCATCGGCGACGCTCGCGGTCTGGGTCTCGCCCAGGCGGTCGAGATCGTCAAGAGCAAGGACACCAAGGAGAAGAACCCCGAGCTGAGGGACAGGATAGTCAAGGAAGCCGTCAAGCGCGGGCTCATACTCCTCGGCTGCGGCGACAACAGCATACGCTTTATACCGCCGCTGACCATCAAGAAGGAGGAAATCGACGTCGCCATGGAGATATTCGAGGAGAGCCTCAAGGCCACTCTCCAGTGA
- a CDS encoding AAA family ATPase codes for MEAGGLKLYPYQSYEVYGLSRNPFEQLASEGIADVESIHVYQEIDMRLQMIISEVIGNKSSIAMSIVGPLGMGKTQRLKTIAKAIEENRGKAIYVKVDTNDILKLTRDIFYALKPPKSRTNIFLENLSRKLGFIDRLEKMLSSRDEYKSRDIAELLTEQMGKYPYCALLLDELENMQTASEREKIQFFEMLRHFISNMPQGCVVAFACVPEAYEEYTKIFPAFFMRLHYEFKLRPMSIDEAYELVKKRLNRVRIKDTDNPLYPFTEEAVKLIHELGKGNPRQILRLLHYVLSESAKHKFDPIDDYVVTTILEEPKSLEEYLTRIPKEYKDLVEAIVFEFNGGPVSYIQVAKVVKRPGIQVYDQLNELIRLGFLVGDPKGNYKVPEYVRKFLEEEGAEKGEE; via the coding sequence ATGGAAGCCGGTGGCCTTAAGCTTTATCCCTACCAGTCATACGAAGTTTACGGTCTTTCTCGGAACCCCTTTGAGCAGCTCGCGAGTGAGGGAATAGCCGACGTCGAGAGCATTCACGTCTATCAGGAGATAGACATGCGCCTTCAGATGATAATCTCCGAGGTCATAGGAAACAAGAGCTCGATAGCCATGAGCATCGTCGGCCCCCTCGGGATGGGCAAGACCCAGAGGCTTAAAACTATAGCCAAGGCCATAGAGGAGAACCGGGGGAAGGCGATATACGTTAAGGTGGACACCAACGACATCCTCAAGCTCACAAGGGACATATTCTACGCCCTCAAGCCGCCGAAGAGCAGGACTAACATATTCCTCGAAAACCTCTCAAGGAAGCTCGGGTTCATAGACAGGCTGGAGAAGATGCTGAGTAGCAGGGACGAGTACAAGAGCAGGGACATAGCCGAGCTTCTGACAGAGCAGATGGGAAAATACCCCTACTGCGCCCTCCTCCTCGACGAGCTTGAGAACATGCAAACCGCGAGCGAGAGGGAGAAGATACAGTTCTTTGAGATGCTCAGGCACTTCATAAGCAACATGCCGCAGGGCTGTGTGGTCGCCTTCGCCTGCGTTCCAGAGGCCTATGAGGAGTACACCAAGATATTCCCGGCCTTCTTCATGCGCCTCCACTACGAGTTCAAGCTCAGACCGATGAGCATAGACGAGGCCTACGAGCTGGTGAAGAAGAGGCTCAACAGGGTAAGGATAAAGGACACGGACAATCCGCTCTACCCCTTCACAGAGGAGGCGGTGAAACTAATCCACGAGCTTGGGAAGGGCAACCCCAGACAGATTTTGAGGCTGCTCCACTACGTTCTGAGCGAGTCTGCCAAGCACAAGTTTGACCCGATAGACGACTACGTGGTGACCACTATACTCGAGGAGCCAAAGAGCCTTGAGGAGTATCTCACGAGGATTCCAAAGGAGTACAAGGATCTGGTGGAGGCGATAGTCTTCGAGTTCAACGGCGGGCCGGTGAGCTATATTCAGGTCGCGAAGGTCGTCAAGAGGCCGGGGATACAGGTCTACGACCAGCTCAACGAGCTGATAAGGCTCGGCTTCCTGGTGGGCGACCCCAAGGGCAACTACAAGGTTCCGGAGTACGTGAGGAAGTTCCTTGAAGAGGAAGGGGCCGAGAAAGGCGAAGAGTGA
- a CDS encoding ferritin-like domain-containing protein, which produces MYDVHEVVEALSKLSYRDVLAYWIEGEREEAKFYRELARRARDLGLGEELVKTFEKLAQDSLNHATELEVEFRKTYGDVPRSSLPPLEVLPVLDEFERADQLEEILKAAMESEMIAHESYRLLAEKVDDERLKVLYSKLAEVERGHYELLRRRYEELVKGRG; this is translated from the coding sequence ATGTACGATGTTCATGAGGTCGTTGAGGCCCTTTCGAAGCTGAGCTACCGGGACGTCCTGGCGTACTGGATAGAGGGGGAAAGGGAGGAGGCGAAATTCTACCGCGAACTCGCGAGACGTGCCCGCGACCTGGGTCTTGGCGAGGAACTGGTGAAAACCTTTGAAAAGCTGGCGCAGGATTCGCTGAACCACGCCACCGAGCTTGAGGTTGAGTTCAGGAAGACCTACGGCGACGTTCCGAGGAGCAGCCTTCCCCCGCTTGAGGTGCTCCCGGTTCTCGATGAGTTCGAGAGGGCCGACCAGCTGGAGGAGATCTTGAAGGCGGCGATGGAGAGCGAGATGATAGCCCACGAATCCTACAGGCTGCTCGCGGAGAAGGTTGACGACGAGAGGCTGAAGGTGCTCTACTCCAAACTGGCCGAGGTTGAGCGCGGACACTACGAGTTGCTCCGGAGAAGATACGAGGAGTTGGTAAAGGGACGGGGATAA
- a CDS encoding ECF transporter S component, translating into MVDLTEMLEPYGHYVLGGAVVIFLAYVWAKRREYQAPATIALSAILAAVVAIATNLVKVPTPATGGYINFGDTMVMFSAMVFGPVVGVFAGGVGSALGDIMGGYAGWAPITLVVKGLEGLAIGYIARRSDNVSTMVIAGIVGGIIMVSGYFLFEAYMFGVPAALTEVPGNILQAVTGILVGTGLATIIKKRYPEVADLI; encoded by the coding sequence ATGGTGGACCTGACCGAGATGCTCGAACCGTACGGTCACTACGTGCTCGGAGGTGCCGTGGTCATTTTCCTCGCGTACGTCTGGGCAAAGAGAAGGGAGTACCAGGCACCGGCGACGATAGCCCTCTCCGCCATCCTGGCGGCGGTTGTGGCGATAGCAACGAACCTTGTGAAGGTTCCAACCCCCGCCACAGGGGGATACATAAACTTCGGGGACACCATGGTCATGTTCTCGGCCATGGTCTTCGGCCCGGTCGTGGGCGTCTTCGCCGGCGGTGTTGGCTCGGCCCTCGGCGACATCATGGGTGGCTATGCGGGATGGGCCCCCATAACGCTGGTCGTTAAGGGCCTCGAAGGCCTCGCCATCGGCTACATAGCCAGAAGGAGCGACAACGTCTCGACGATGGTCATAGCGGGCATCGTCGGCGGCATCATAATGGTCTCGGGCTACTTCCTCTTCGAAGCCTACATGTTCGGCGTTCCGGCGGCGCTCACCGAGGTGCCCGGAAACATACTCCAGGCAGTAACGGGCATCCTCGTGGGCACCGGACTGGCAACGATAATAAAGAAGAGGTACCCGGAGGTTGCGGACTTAATCTAA
- a CDS encoding family 4B encapsulin nanocompartment shell protein gives MQGINEIRDILGRAIEELREEGLEPDILLVGPGFLEYAAGMLRDCRLKIYKIEELGYDAVVADSKYLGQMKRASRRISVEPLLKESEMWEELKRLEV, from the coding sequence ATGCAGGGGATTAACGAAATTCGGGACATCCTCGGCAGGGCCATCGAGGAACTCCGGGAGGAAGGGCTTGAACCCGATATACTCCTCGTTGGACCGGGTTTCCTTGAGTACGCCGCGGGAATGCTCCGGGACTGCAGGCTGAAGATATACAAAATCGAAGAGCTTGGCTACGATGCCGTCGTCGCCGATTCGAAGTATCTGGGGCAGATGAAGAGGGCATCGCGGAGAATCTCCGTTGAACCCCTCCTGAAGGAGAGTGAAATGTGGGAAGAATTGAAGAGACTGGAGGTTTAG
- a CDS encoding metal-dependent hydrolase yields the protein MPNYDVHLLSGIVTYPLAIFIAFMLRDHAGVPFVLSTTAMVIGYALYVLGSDLPDMDHPNALIHRGTKPIVSVAVGSAVFIQSFGSINIGEPWLNVTAAWGFGALAALMAWFAFTWVMPKHRGIVHSLLFAAVYGLLGYALVEFGLGLGRGEALFAGFAAFSGYTLHLILDRGVSLL from the coding sequence ATGCCCAACTACGACGTCCACCTCCTGAGCGGCATAGTTACCTATCCGCTCGCCATCTTTATCGCCTTCATGCTCCGGGACCACGCTGGCGTACCCTTCGTCCTCAGCACGACGGCAATGGTCATAGGCTACGCCCTCTACGTCCTTGGCAGCGATTTACCGGACATGGACCATCCCAACGCGCTGATACACAGGGGGACGAAGCCGATAGTGAGCGTCGCGGTCGGAAGCGCGGTTTTCATACAGAGCTTTGGTTCCATAAACATCGGCGAACCCTGGCTCAACGTCACCGCGGCCTGGGGGTTTGGGGCGCTGGCGGCTTTAATGGCCTGGTTCGCGTTCACATGGGTTATGCCGAAGCACCGAGGAATAGTCCACTCCCTGCTCTTCGCGGCGGTTTACGGCCTGCTGGGCTACGCACTCGTCGAGTTCGGCCTCGGACTGGGCAGGGGGGAGGCACTCTTCGCGGGTTTCGCGGCATTCAGCGGCTACACGCTCCACCTGATACTCGACCGGGGGGTCTCGCTGCTCTAG
- a CDS encoding SagB/ThcOx family dehydrogenase, translated as MNIKRVSYLVIVLVVVSSVLLFVKPYVTWREGGERISGEVVVLPEPRLTGEMSVEEAIARRRSIRSYRNEPLTLEQLSQLLWAAHGITDPRKYRSAPSAGATYPFEVYVVVGNVEALEPGIYRYDPFNHTLTLVKRGDWRKALQKAALDQSWVGRAAVDIVLVAFYRRTTSYYGERGVRYVHMEAGHIGQNIYLQATALKLGTVAVGAFYDDQVAEIIGTEGVPLYIFPVGVPGG; from the coding sequence ATGAACATCAAGCGAGTTTCGTATCTGGTTATCGTCCTGGTCGTGGTTTCCTCCGTCCTCCTTTTCGTTAAGCCCTACGTTACCTGGCGTGAGGGGGGTGAGAGAATCTCAGGCGAGGTGGTAGTTCTTCCCGAACCGAGACTGACCGGAGAGATGAGCGTTGAGGAAGCGATAGCAAGGCGGAGGAGCATTCGCTCGTACAGGAACGAGCCTTTGACCCTTGAGCAGCTCTCCCAGCTCCTGTGGGCGGCGCATGGGATAACCGACCCGAGGAAGTACCGCTCGGCCCCGAGTGCAGGAGCAACCTATCCCTTTGAGGTTTACGTCGTGGTCGGGAACGTCGAGGCCCTTGAGCCTGGGATCTATCGCTACGACCCCTTCAATCACACCCTGACCCTGGTGAAGAGGGGTGACTGGAGGAAGGCCCTCCAGAAGGCAGCACTGGACCAGTCGTGGGTCGGGAGGGCGGCGGTGGACATCGTCTTGGTGGCATTCTATCGGAGGACAACCTCATACTACGGCGAGCGGGGAGTTAGATACGTCCACATGGAGGCCGGGCACATAGGTCAGAACATCTACCTGCAGGCGACCGCCCTGAAACTGGGAACCGTCGCGGTGGGGGCCTTCTACGACGACCAGGTTGCCGAGATAATAGGAACCGAAGGTGTCCCGCTGTACATATTTCCGGTGGGTGTTCCCGGTGGTTAG
- a CDS encoding CGP-CTERM-anchored Cys-rich protein, with product MKRVLGFVILLMLTVTPLVRACITPADSYAVEVVLNKPGISYDLSRFNAAHNVLSKNGAFIFRSHYDGRLYVIVWNESDGLHVRVGIPIEWRTYSISRAAFNASLLVTKDAIERLKADGWKTLDNATFARNGITIALVPVGGECTFDADCATGGCSGEVCAPKKEAMEIVTPCVYREWYDCLSLTNCGCVNGICTWKPNDAFESCLREHGVEPSRVIRAGTIRVEVVAVNKDREEVEGAVKDFLGAFGISCDTVLTFVEDTGREPVPRVDPGTVNASTAVRTELEWLKEGDIVRIDENDIARIAVLARWGFAGHNSKIGWYETKDGTQAWIPYHRSRNPELVRCFSRVSATYDIPNGTAYFGPTATAPPSASETARGESGGVCGPGAVVLLTLLVALTRRR from the coding sequence ATGAAGAGGGTTCTTGGGTTCGTGATACTTCTGATGCTCACGGTGACTCCCCTCGTGAGAGCCTGCATAACTCCCGCCGATTCCTACGCCGTTGAGGTCGTTCTGAACAAACCGGGGATATCTTACGATCTCTCGCGCTTTAATGCGGCACACAATGTCCTTTCAAAAAACGGGGCCTTTATCTTCCGCTCGCACTACGACGGGAGGCTCTATGTCATTGTCTGGAACGAAAGCGACGGCCTTCACGTGAGGGTTGGAATTCCCATTGAGTGGAGGACATACAGTATCTCGCGGGCGGCCTTTAACGCCTCGCTCCTCGTTACCAAGGACGCCATTGAGCGCCTGAAGGCGGATGGATGGAAGACCCTGGACAATGCCACGTTTGCCAGGAACGGGATCACGATAGCACTTGTTCCCGTAGGCGGCGAGTGCACCTTCGACGCCGACTGCGCAACTGGGGGATGTTCCGGCGAAGTTTGTGCTCCCAAAAAGGAGGCCATGGAGATCGTGACGCCCTGCGTCTATCGTGAGTGGTACGACTGTCTCTCGCTGACGAACTGTGGCTGCGTCAACGGCATCTGCACGTGGAAACCGAACGATGCTTTCGAGTCCTGCCTGAGGGAACACGGGGTTGAGCCTTCGAGGGTCATCAGGGCGGGCACTATAAGGGTGGAAGTCGTGGCGGTGAATAAGGACAGGGAAGAAGTTGAGGGGGCGGTTAAGGACTTCCTTGGGGCTTTTGGAATATCCTGCGATACCGTCCTGACCTTTGTTGAGGATACCGGCAGGGAACCCGTCCCCAGGGTTGATCCAGGTACAGTGAACGCCTCCACCGCTGTAAGGACGGAGCTGGAGTGGCTGAAGGAGGGCGACATCGTTAGGATAGATGAAAACGATATCGCCAGGATAGCCGTGCTTGCTCGGTGGGGATTCGCAGGCCACAACTCAAAGATAGGCTGGTACGAGACGAAGGACGGAACCCAGGCCTGGATACCGTATCACAGGAGCAGAAACCCGGAGCTGGTGAGGTGCTTCTCCAGGGTATCAGCGACCTACGATATCCCCAACGGAACCGCGTACTTTGGCCCGACGGCGACGGCTCCCCCATCTGCCTCCGAAACTGCCCGGGGAGAGTCGGGCGGTGTCTGCGGACCAGGTGCCGTGGTTCTGCTGACGTTGCTGGTTGCCCTCACAAGGAGGAGGTGA
- the deoC gene encoding deoxyribose-phosphate aldolase codes for MDDHIDVARYIDHTNLKPYATADDIRKLCDEAIEYNFYAVCVNPYRVKLARDYLREKGADVKVASVIGFPLGATPTEVKVFEAKRALEDGADELDMVINIGALKDKDYDYVRNDIAEVVKVAHEKGAKVKVIIETCYLTEEEKVKACELAKEAGADFVKTSTGFGTGGATVEDVRLMRKVVGPEMGVKAAGGIRTYEQALAMIEAGATRIGTSSGVKIVEGARNAGD; via the coding sequence ATGGATGATCACATCGATGTTGCCAGGTATATCGACCATACGAACCTCAAACCCTATGCTACCGCTGATGATATCAGGAAGCTCTGCGATGAGGCCATAGAGTACAACTTCTACGCCGTCTGTGTGAACCCATACCGCGTTAAGCTCGCCAGGGACTACCTGAGGGAGAAGGGGGCGGACGTTAAGGTTGCCAGCGTCATCGGCTTCCCCCTCGGGGCGACGCCGACCGAGGTGAAGGTCTTCGAGGCGAAGAGGGCACTTGAGGACGGTGCCGACGAGCTGGACATGGTCATCAACATCGGCGCACTGAAGGATAAGGACTACGACTACGTCAGGAACGACATAGCCGAGGTCGTTAAGGTGGCGCACGAGAAGGGTGCCAAGGTCAAGGTCATAATCGAGACCTGCTACCTCACCGAGGAGGAGAAGGTGAAGGCCTGCGAGCTGGCGAAGGAAGCCGGGGCGGACTTCGTGAAAACTTCAACCGGCTTTGGAACCGGCGGGGCGACGGTGGAAGACGTCAGGCTCATGAGAAAGGTTGTCGGTCCAGAGATGGGCGTTAAAGCCGCCGGCGGAATCAGGACGTACGAGCAGGCGTTGGCGATGATAGAGGCCGGGGCGACGAGAATAGGAACCTCCAGCGGTGTGAAGATCGTGGAGGGGGCCAGGAATGCAGGGGATTAA
- a CDS encoding THUMP domain-containing protein yields MTILLVTAPQGREGDAILELEWALEKVRVRGTDWKGVLLAETPLPKREALERLRNFETQAIQRVVPLDLIVPARREEIEKAVLELAEGIEGTFAVRARVRGNRRLSGRELEIGLGSLVVGRFGLKVNLGDPDYTLVVEVLGKKAGIGLVGRGELLRFDVVG; encoded by the coding sequence ATGACGATTCTTCTCGTTACGGCACCGCAGGGACGCGAGGGGGATGCTATACTGGAACTGGAATGGGCGCTGGAAAAGGTCCGGGTGAGGGGAACCGACTGGAAAGGCGTTCTCCTGGCCGAAACGCCCCTGCCGAAGAGGGAAGCCCTGGAACGGTTGAGGAACTTCGAAACTCAGGCGATACAGAGGGTAGTTCCCCTGGACTTAATCGTGCCAGCGAGGAGGGAGGAGATAGAGAAGGCCGTCCTTGAGCTGGCTGAGGGAATAGAGGGTACCTTCGCGGTGCGCGCCAGGGTTCGGGGAAACAGGAGGCTCTCAGGGAGGGAGCTTGAAATCGGCCTCGGTTCGCTCGTGGTCGGGCGTTTCGGTCTAAAAGTCAACCTTGGCGATCCGGACTACACGCTTGTGGTTGAGGTTCTTGGAAAGAAGGCGGGAATCGGGCTGGTTGGGAGGGGTGAGCTCCTCCGCTTTGATGTGGTCGGGTGA
- the trxB gene encoding thioredoxin-disulfide reductase: MFSLGGFSRGGEYENKTWDVLIIGAGPAGFTAAIYAARFGLDTIIISKDLGGNMALTDLIENYPGFPEGISGSELTSRMHEQVKNLGVDVIFDEVERIDPTECAYYEGPCKFAVKTKNGKEYKAKTIIIAVGAAPRKLHVPGEEEFTGRGVSYCATCDGPLFKGKKVIVVGGGNTALQEALYLKSIGVDVTLVHRRDKFRADKILQDRFKESGIPAILNTVVTEIKGNGKVEAVKLKNRVTGEETEMKVDGVFIFIGYEPKTDFVKHLGITDEYGYIPVDMQMRTKVKGIFAAGDITNVFKQIAVAVGQGAIAANSAKELLEEWNSKVIE; the protein is encoded by the coding sequence ATGTTCAGCCTTGGAGGATTCTCACGTGGAGGGGAGTACGAGAACAAGACATGGGACGTGCTCATCATTGGCGCTGGTCCAGCCGGCTTTACCGCCGCCATATACGCGGCGCGCTTCGGCCTCGATACCATCATCATCAGCAAGGACCTCGGAGGAAACATGGCCCTGACTGACCTGATAGAGAACTACCCCGGCTTTCCAGAGGGAATAAGCGGTTCAGAGCTGACCAGCAGGATGCACGAGCAGGTTAAGAACCTCGGAGTTGATGTTATCTTCGACGAGGTCGAGAGGATAGACCCGACCGAGTGCGCCTACTACGAGGGGCCGTGTAAGTTCGCGGTGAAGACGAAGAACGGCAAGGAGTACAAGGCGAAGACGATAATAATAGCCGTTGGAGCAGCACCCAGGAAGCTCCACGTCCCGGGCGAGGAGGAATTCACAGGAAGGGGCGTTTCCTACTGCGCCACCTGCGACGGCCCGCTCTTCAAGGGCAAGAAGGTCATTGTCGTCGGCGGGGGCAACACGGCACTTCAGGAGGCGCTCTATCTGAAGAGCATAGGCGTTGACGTCACGCTCGTCCACAGGCGCGACAAGTTCAGGGCCGACAAGATACTGCAGGATCGCTTTAAGGAGAGCGGCATTCCGGCGATACTCAACACCGTCGTCACAGAGATCAAAGGAAACGGCAAGGTCGAGGCGGTCAAGCTGAAGAACCGCGTAACCGGAGAAGAGACCGAGATGAAGGTCGATGGGGTCTTCATATTCATCGGCTACGAGCCTAAAACGGATTTCGTCAAGCACCTCGGCATAACCGACGAGTACGGGTACATACCGGTGGACATGCAGATGCGCACCAAGGTCAAGGGCATCTTTGCGGCAGGAGATATAACCAACGTCTTCAAGCAGATAGCGGTAGCTGTAGGCCAGGGAGCCATCGCTGCAAACTCCGCCAAGGAGCTCCTTGAGGAATGGAACTCGAAGGTAATCGAGTGA